CATCGAGGCGGCCCGAGCCTGAATACATCCTCAAATCCGGGGCGTAATGTCGGAAATGTCTGGCTCCAGCGAGGCTGACCAGGACTTTTCCGCTGTTCTCGCTGACTCTGGCGGACTTGCCCGCTAGTCTCCGTCGAGTGGGGGCACCACCCACGCCCTCAAGGCAGTGGGGGAGAACGGGCAAGCGTGTTGCTCGTAGCTCCCCAGGTGTGGGGCGACTAGGTTCCTCACCGGTCCGTATCCGACAGTTCGACATCCGAGGTGACGTAGGCGTGGCTCTTCCGCCCCTTACCCCTGAACAGCGCGCAGCCGCGCTCGAAAAGGCCGCCGCGGCTCGCCGGGAGCGGGCCGAGGTCAAGAATCGACTCAAGCACTCCGGCGCCTCCCTCCACGAGGTCATCAAGCAGGGCCAGGAGAACGACGTCATCGGCAAGATGAAGGTCTCCGCTCTCCTCGAGTCCCTGCCGGGCGTGGGCAAGGTCCGCGCCAAGCAGATCATGGAGCGACTCGGGATCTCCGAGAGCCGCCGCGTGCGTGGCCTCGGCTCGAACCAGATCGCCTCCCTGGAGCGCGAGTTCGGCGGCTCCGGCGCCTGAGTCCTGGGCACACCGGGATTGCTGGAATAATCGCTGCATGAGTGAACGTCCGCGGCTGACCGTGCTCTCCGGCCCCTCAGGGGTCGGCAAGAGCACGGTCGTCGCCCATATGCGCAAGGAACACCCCGAGGTCTGGCTGTCGGTTTCGGCGACGACCCGCAAGCCGCGCCCCGGTGAGAAGCGCGGAGTCCACTACTTCTTCGTCACCGACGACGAGATGGACAAGCTGATCGCCAACGGCGAGCTGCTGGAGTGGGCCGAATTCGCCGG
This genomic interval from Streptomyces dengpaensis contains the following:
- a CDS encoding integration host factor, whose amino-acid sequence is MALPPLTPEQRAAALEKAAAARRERAEVKNRLKHSGASLHEVIKQGQENDVIGKMKVSALLESLPGVGKVRAKQIMERLGISESRRVRGLGSNQIASLEREFGGSGA